A single window of Botrytis cinerea B05.10 chromosome 3, complete sequence DNA harbors:
- the Bcpks17 gene encoding Bcpks17: MTTMIDPRSGLGADPVLLLFGPQALKFDAESFKKLCIRERPHYQWVLETVTALSSEWNDISKANPSLQHYNGMEKLEQLKAWVSRGEISKHHSSFPLPNILLSPLVVITQLIQYWDFLIVALPDLKDADELLTSITTNAETLGLCTGMLSAFAVACSSSIKELQQYGAVAVRLAMLTGAFVDAKEELVGLGEAAVSFSLSLNPTDSGIALKEALRQFPEAYISLLTDEKRMTITTSEQTASSLIPQLKLAGIQATKLVLRGRFHWAKHQEDIESLIQSCTPKFQLPDASKMALPSRSNTGGKYLMAGKLHEIALRSILVEQSQWYKTFSVAYSSHLLSSNASCICFGTESCVPPTIARQLGSRLIQVGGIDLSTSQLPGELLGTHRTNAFANIPDERVAVVGMACQLPGAEDLEEYWKILSSGKSQHTEIPQERFSMETAWREADSERKWFGNFVENYNTFDHKFFKKSPREMASTDPQHRLMLQIAYQTVEQSGYFGSLNADKHIGCFLGVGNVDYEANVACYPATAYSATGNLKSFVAGKISHYFGWTGPSLTIDTACSSSSVSIHYACRSILSGECNSALAGGINIITSPNWYHNLSGASFLSPTGQCKPFDAKGDGYCRGEGVGAVLLKKLSSAVADGDQVLGVISSTGVYQNGNDTAITVPISDSLSDLFLHVLHKAKLEPKDISVVEAHGTGTPVGDPAEYKGIQRVFGGPDSSHKVSLTSVKGLIGHTECASGVASLLKVILMVQEGFIPPQASFTSVNPNLGLTPDDKIEISAQLKPWEVEFRAALINNYGASGSNASMVVTQAPKLISQIPSKLPSNRTYPFWFCGNDEHSLRAYITKLLGFLRSQGTPGKDLSTSNLSFQVSRQSNRSLDWALIFNCNSSSELQDKLAAHLKGEKSITAIRTPSTRPVILCFGGQVSTYVGLNQEIYDTIPLLRRYLDQCDAIFISMDLGSIYPDIFQKSPVQDIVKLHSILFALQYSTAKCWIDCGIKVAAAIGHSFGELTALCVSNALPLKHAIEMITGRAHLIQQKWTAERGCMMAVEADAANVNALLAKSKNVAIACYNGPRSFTLAGTGKAIDSLEEMAKSDPTFSGVKLKKLNVTNAFHCHLVDPLMEDLEKFGMKLVFREPDFPLETATEYEFTDKRDEKFVARHLRSPVFFHHAVQRIAKKHPDATWLEAGSNSTVTTMASRALGSSGASSSHFQPINITSDNSFNFLAEATSRLWKEGLRVLFWAHHPVQASSYTPVILPPYQFEKSKHWMDLKKAPKLEPLVVKTQTKELPKGLTTFVGYQDEANHSALFQVNTKTERFARLVSGHVMASVAAVCPGIFQMELALDALMSLRPEFANLSFRPELQRMQHYHPLVPDDSKLVWIEAISQDPQHLVWDWKIVATKKIGSASTQHTSGAFAFRPANDTQLQAELEGYERWVSRKRCIRLLERRDADDVLQGRNIYRGFSQIIDYKELYRHVNIIVGKDDESAGRVTKTHIAEPWLDSILTDCFCQVAGIFVNLMTDRSDMTEGGIFVCDGIGRWFRSPKMGPDTQLDHWEVFALHHPESEKKYISDVFVFDPRDGSLVEVILRISYQWVAVDGIRKALSAPAPSGHHLPTVTPAPSQTSTPAPTLAPALVNGWKPQEKKKKKEKKVAVKQQRPDVIGKTREIICNLSGLEPDEVKDNSDLIELGIDSLMSMELTREVNAAFQCLLDTAQLMDLTDFQSLVICIQTMLGLDSQELGNISEAHDTASGESGEETATNGTMNRKINGVNSVVKGSALSASIVLDAFQKASKATDEFIVNGHLGTYYNEIMPKSTELCVIYILDAFEVLGVNIRATAPGHKIERVPYLPKHQQLMNLIYDLLCKDARLIDINGSEIIRTAVAPPTKSADALLGELLRNAPVHAAEHKLTKLTGERFADCITGKADGLQLIFGTPEGREIATDLYAKSPINGIWIQQAEYFLETLVAGLPKDGEPLCILEMGAGTGGTTIKMVQLLARLGIPVKYTITDLSSSLVVAARKRFKQYKFLEFKVLDIEAAPDSSLLHSQHIVLATNCVHATRNLTISTTNIHKILRPDGFLLLIEMTEQVPWVDFIFGLLEGWWLFNDGRQHALQPPTYWEKILSSVGFGHIDWTRGNRPEANIQRLIIALADGSRYDPVPKPHPPTAQMVLTKNTVRQTAIDVYAYEYSKEFFFEPRNLISYPVHPSNEKYCVLVTGTTGSLGSHIVAYFAQLPEVETVVCLNRLSMVDATLRQQQSFALRGISLDKISMSKLRVIETDTAKSMLGLPKSTFQYLTDNVTHIVHNAWPMSLTRTVSAYESQFKVMRNLIALSSEATSQRPAPFKLGFQFISSIGVIGYYPLWTGKVLAPEESMPVDSVLPVGYADAKLVCERMLDETLHRYPEHFRPMAVRIAQIAGSTINGYWNPVEHFASFLKSSQTLNILPDLKGTLSWCTVQDVAATLGELLISNTPPYPIYHIENPSRQPWPDMIMVLANELGIPSNNIVPFDEWLSRVRRFPGSTNDNPAGQLVEFFDKHFVRMSCGGLILDTVKSQEHSKTIRSTGPVSIDLVRKYILSWKSSGFLS, translated from the exons ATGACCACCATGATCGATCCTCGGTCAGGGCTTGGAGCTGACCCTGTGCTTTTGTTATTCGGGCCTCAAGCATTGAAATTCGATGCCGAGTCTTTCAAAAAACTTTGTATTCGGGAGAGGCCCCATTATCAATGGGTTTTGGAGACAGTAACTGCGCTCTCCTCTGAATGGAACGATATCTCCAAGGCCAACCCCAGTTTGCAACATTACAATGGCATGGAAAAGCTAGAGCAATTGAAGGCATGGGTATCCAGAGGCGAAATCTCGAAACATCactcttcctttcccttgcCGAACATCCTTCTCTCCCCCTTGGTTGTCATCACgcaattgattcaatattgGGACTTCCTAATCGTTGCTTTGCCAGACTTGAAGGATGCCGATGAGCTACTTACGTCAATCACGACAAATGCGGAAACGCTGGGCCTATGTACTGGCATGCTGAGCGCCTTTGCCGTGGCTTGCTCTTCGAGCATCAAGGAGCTCCAACAGTATGGCGCGGTGGCTGTGAGGCTGGCAATGCTTACAGGCGCCTTTGTAGATGCAAAAGAGGAATTAGTTGGACTTGGAGAGGCTGCAGTATCATTCTCGCTGTCTTTGAACCCCACGGATTCAGGCATTGCCTTGAAAGAAGCGTTGCGCCAATTTCCCGAA GCCTATATTTCTCTTCTGACTGATGAGAAACGGATGACAATAACTACCTCGGAACAAACAGCTTCAAGTCTTATCCCGCAGTTAAAACTGGCTGGTATTCAAGCTACAAAACTGGTACTTCGCGGAAGATTTCATTGGGCAAAACAccaagaagatattgaatctCTCATTCAGAGCTGTACCCCGAAATTTCAGTTGCCTGATGCTTCAAAGATGGCACTTCCTAGCCGGTCCAATACCGGTGGGAAGTACCTTATGGCCGGCAAGCTCCATGAGATAGCGTTACGATCAATCCTTGTGGAACAGTCTCAATGGTATAAGACATTCAGCGTTGCTTATTCGTCTCACTTGCTCTCAAGTAATGCTTCCTGCATCTGTTTTGGAACAGAGAGCTGCGTACCTCCCACGATTGCGCGACAACTTGGCTCCCGGTTAATCCAAGTCGGAGGCATTGACTTATCGACCTCGCAGCTACCTGGAGAGCTTCTGGGTACGCACCGGACGAATGCTTTTGCAAATATACCAGACGAGCGGGTTGCGGTGGTTGGCATGGCATGTCAACTACCAGGTGcagaagatcttgaagagTACTGGAAGATTTTGAGCAGTGGAAAATCTCAACATACAGAGATTCCACAAGAACGATTTAGCATGGAAACAGCCTGGAGGGAAGCCGATTCAGAACGTAAGTGGTTCGGCAACTTTGTCGAGAATTACAATACATTCGACCACAAATTTTTCAAGAAGAGCCCCCGCGAGATGGCATCCACAGATCCTCAACATCGCTTAATGTTGCAGATTGCCTACCAGACAGTCGAGCAATCTGGATACTTTGGAAGCCTTAATGCTGATAAGCATATTGGATGCTTTCTAGGAGTCGGCAATGTTGATTATGAAGCAAATGTCGCTTGCTATCCTGCCACTGCGTATTCCGCCACAGGCAATTTGAAGAGTTTTGTGGCAGGCAAAATCAGCCATTATTTCGGCTGGACTGGCCCAAGTTTGACAATTGATACAGCTTGCTCTTCATCTAGCGTATCAATTCACTATGCATGCCGCTCTATTCTTAGTGGCGAATGTAACTCTGCACTTGCGGGGGGTATCAACATTATCACAAGCCCCAATTGGTATCACAACCTATCTGGAGCATCTTTCTTAAGCCCCACCGGACAATGCAAGCCATTTGATGCCAAAGGCGATGGATATTGCAGAGGCGAAGGTGTCGGCGCTGTCTTGCTCAAGAAGCTTTCCTCTGCCGTTGCTGATGGCGACCAGGTGCTTGGGGTAATTTCCAGCACTGGAGTTTATCAGAATGGGAACGATACTGCAATCACAGTTCCCATTTCGGATTCGTTATCTGATCTTTTCTTACATGTTCTACATAAAGCCAAGCTTGAGCCTAAGGATATCTCAGTCGTCGAGGCTCATGGTACTGGGACGCCAGTTGGTGACCCGGCAGAATATAAGGGTATCCAAAGAGTCTTTGGTGGGCCTGACAGTTCTCACAAGGTCTCCTTGACTTCTGTAAAAGGCCTCATCGGTCATACTGAGTGTGCCTCCGGTGTCGCATCATTGCTCAAAGTAATCCTCATGGTTCAAGAAGGGTTTATCCCTCCACAAGCAAGTTTCACTTCAGTAAATCCCAATCTCGGCCTTACTCCAGATGACAAAATTGAGATCTCGGCACAACTCAAGCCATGGGAAGTTGAATTCCGAGCCGCTCTGATCAACAACTAC GGCGCTTCTGGCTCGAATGCCTCCATGGTCGTCACTCAAGCGCCCAAGCTTATATCTCAGATTCCTTCCAAGCTACCATCAAACAGAACTTACCCATTCTGGTTTTGTGGAAACGATGAGCATAGCCTTCGAGCATATATCACAAAGCTACTCGGTTTCTTGAGAAGTCAAGGCACGCCAGGGAAGGATTTGAGCACAAGCAACTTGTCTTTTCAGGTCTCTCGCCAATCCAATCGTTCACTTGACTGggctttgatattcaattgcAACTCTTCCTCTGAATTACAGGATAAGCTTGCGGCTCACCTGAAAGGCGAGAAGAGCATCACGGCCATCCGGACGCCGTCCACCAGGCCGGTCATTCTCTGCTTCGGCGGTCAGGTTTCGACCTATGTTGGTTTAAATCAAGAGATCTATGACACTATTCCACTGCTGAGAAGATATTTGGACCAGTGCGACGCCATATTTATCTCTATGGACCTGGGCAGTATTTACCCTGATATCTTCCAAAAGTCACCTGTCCAAGACATCGTGAAGCTTCACAGTATCCTTTTCGCCCTCCAATATTCCACTGCAAAATGCTGGATAGACTGTGGA ATCAAAGTAGCCGCGGCCATTGGCCACAGTTTTGGGGAGTTGACTGCTTTGTGTGTCTCGAACGCGCTACCCCTAAAGCATGCGATCGAAATGATTACCGGTAGAGCACACCTCATTCAACAAAAATGGACTGCCGAAAGAGGATGTATGATGGCTGTTGAGGCAGATGCTGCCAATGTAAATGCCTTGTTGGCTAAGTCTAAGAATGTCGCAATCGCTTGTTACAATGGCCCCAGGAGCTTTACCTTGGCCGGTACAGGGAAAGCCATTGATTCGCTCGAAGAAATGGCCAAATCCGACCCTACATTTTCTGGCGTTAAGCTGAAGAAGCTCAATGTTACCAACGCTTTCCATTGTCACCTTGTCGATCCTCTGATGGAAGATCTGGAAAAATTTGGCATGAAACTAGTGTTTAGAGAACCTGATTTTCCACTTGAAACAGCGACCGAATACGAGTTTACTGATAAACGTGATGAGAAATTTGTAGCTCGTCACCTGCGGAGTCCTGTCTTCTTTCATCATGCCGTTCAGAGAATAGCCAAAAAACATCCGGATGCCACTTGGCTGGAAGCTGGTTCCAACTCGACTGTAACAACCATGGCAAGTCGCGCTCTTGGATCATCAGGGGCAAGCTCGTCTCATTTTCAACCAATCAACATTACAAGCGACAACTCCTTCAATTTCCTCGCTGAAGCGACTTCGAGGCTATGGAAGGAAGGCCTACGTGTCCTTTTCTGGGCACATCATCCTGTCCAGGCATCCTCATACACACCGGTCATACTGCCTCCTTATCAATTTGAGAAATCAAAACACTGGATGGATCTGAAGAAAGCACCAAAACTGGAACCTCTGGTCGTAAAAACTCAGACGAAAGAGCTGCCAAAGGGTCTCACGACCTTTGTAGGATACCAAGATGAGGCGAACCACTCGGCTCTCTTTCAAGTCAACACCAAGACTGAAAGATTTGCTCGACTTGTTTCGGGCCACGTTATGGCTAGTGTAGCCGCTGTGTGCCCTGGCATATTCCAAATGGAACTAGCTTTGGATGCTTTGATGAGTCTTCGACCTGAGTTTGCAAATTTGAGCTTCCGGCCAGAGCTACAACGCATGCAGCACTACCATCCACTCGTGCCTGATGATTCAAAGCTTGTATGGATTGAAGCTATATCCCAGGACCCCCAACATCTCGTCTGGGACTGGAAAATTGTCGCCACCAAGAAGATAGGTTCTGCTTCGACGCAGCATACTTCGGGGGCATTTGCGTTTCGGCCGGCCAACGATACTCAACTCCAAGCCGAACTGGAAGGATATGAACGCTGGGTCAGCAGGAAGCGGTGTATACGTCTTCTGGAACGCCGTGATGCTGATGACGTCCTCCAAGGCCGTAATATCTACCGAGGATTCTCGCAAATCATCGACTACAAGGAACTTTACCGCCATGTGAACATCATTGTTGGCAAAGACGACGAATCAGCAGGCCGTGTTACCAAGACTCACATTGCAGAACCCTGGCTTGACTCCATCCTGACCGACTGTTTTTGCCAAGTTGCAGGTATTTTTGTGAATCTCATGACAGACAGATCTGATATGACCGAGGGAGGCATTTTTGTTTGCGATGGGATTGGCCGCTGGTTTCGCTCTCCCAAGATGGGCCCAGATACGCAACTGGACCATTGGGAAGTCTTTGCTCTGCATCATCCTGAATCAGAGAAAAAGTATATCAGCGATGTGTTCGTGTTCGACCCCCGCGATGGTTCCTTGGTCGAAGTGATATTGCGAATAAGCTACCAATGGGTCGCCGTGGACGGAATTCGCAAAGCGTTGTCGGCGCCTGCCCCATCTGGACATCACCTCCCCACAGTCACTCCCGCCCCATCCCAGACCTCTACACCCGCACCAACTTTGGCGCCGGCGTTGGTTAATGGATGGAAACcacaagagaagaagaagaagaaggagaagaaagtggCCGTCAAGCAGCAAAGGCCAGACGTCATTGGCAAGACCCGTGAGATTATATGTAATCTTTCGGGATTGGAGCCTGACGAAGTCAAGGACAACTCTGATCTGATTGAGCTTGGAATCGATTCTCTTATGAGCATGGAACTCACGCGAGAGGTTAATGCTGCATTCCAATGTTTACTAGACACTGCGCAGCTTATGGATTTGACTGACTTTCAAAGTCTCGTCATATGCATCCAGACGATGCTGGGCCTTGATTCTCAAGAATTGGGCAACATATCAGAGGCGCACGATACGGCAAGTGGAGAGTCGGGAGAAGAGACTGCAACGAATGGGACAATGAATAGAAAGATTAATGGAGTGAACAGCGTTGTGAAAGGCTCCGCGCTCTCTGCATCGATAGTCTTGGATGCCTTCCAGAAAGCATCAAAAGCCACAGATGAATTCATCGTCAATGGACATTTGGGAACCTACTATAACGAGATCATGCCCAAATCGACCGAGCTCTGTGTTATCTATATCCTGGATGCCTTCGAAGTCCTTGGAGTGAATATACGGGCTACCGCACCAGGTCATAAGATCGAGCGTGTTCCATATCTCCCTAAACACCAGCAGCTTATGAACTTAATATATGATCTACTCTGTAAGGATGCTCgtttgattgatatcaatgGCTCTGAGATCATACGGACAGCTGTTGCGCCCCCAACCAAGTCGGCAGATGCGTTATTAGGAGAGTTGCTTCGCAACGCACCGGTTCATGCCGCCGAACACAAACTCACAAAATTGACGGGAGAAAGATTTGCTGATTGCATCACCGGCAAAGCCGATGGGCTTCAATTGATCTTCGGGACTCCCGAAGGACGAGAGATTGCAACTGATCTGTACGCCAAATCTCCAATTAACGGAATCTGGATCCAACAAGCCGAGTACTTCCTCGAAACTCTTGTGGCTGGGCTGCCGAAGGATGGAGAACCTCTTTGTATTCTAGAGATGGGGGCTGGAACTGGAGGAACAACAATTAAAATGGTCCAACTGTTAGCACGCTTGGGTATCCCTGTCAAATATACCATAACCGATCTTTCTTCATCCCTGGTTGTGGCAGCTCGCAAGAGATTCAAACAATACAAGTTCCTAGAATTTAAGGTCCTCGATATCGAAGCTGCACCCGATTCGAGTCTATTGCACAGCCAGCACATCGTACTTGCCACCAACTGTGTTCACGCGACTCGCAATTTGACAATATCGACGACGAACATACACAAGATTTTGCGACCAGACGGGTTTCTTCTGTTAATAGAGATGACGGAGCAAGTGCCTTGGGTCGATTTCATATTTGGTTTATTGGAGGGCTGGTGGTTATTTAATGATGGTCGGCAGCATGCTTTGCAACCCCCCACGTACTGGGAGAAGATATTGTCATCAGTTGGCTTTGGTCATATTGATTGGACTCGAGGGAACCGGCCTGAAGCGAATATTCAGCGCCTGATCATTGCTTTAGCCGATGGATCCAGGTATGATCCTGTGCCAAAGCCACATCCTCCAACTGCGCAGATGGTGTTAACAAAGAATACAGTTCGTCAAACGGCCATTGATGTATATGCCTACGAATATTCGAAAGAATTCTTCTTTGAGCCTCGAAACTTGATCTCGTATCCTGTTCATCCGTCCAACGAGAAGTATTGCGTCCTTGTCACTGGTACCACTGGAAGCTTAGGCTCTCATATCGTAGCGTACTTCGCACAGCTACCTGAAGTGGAGACAGTGGTTTGTCTCAATCGATTGAGCATGGTAGATGCCACTCTCCGCCAGCAGCAATCTTTTGCTCTGAGAGGCATCTCACTCGATAAAATTTCAATGTCCAAGTTGAGAGTTATTGAGACAGATACTGCTAAATCGATGCTGGGGTTGCCGAAGAGTACATTCCAATATCTTACAGATAATGTTACGCATATCGTCCACAATGCTTGGCCCATGAGCCTTACACGTACAGTCAGTGCTTATGAGTCCCAATTCAAGGTGATGCGGAATCTTATTGCACTATCGAGTGAAGCCACAAGTCAGCGTCCCGCACCTTTCAAACTCGGCTTCCAgttcatctcatcaatcGGTGTTATCGGATACTACCCTCTCTGGACCGGCAAAGTACTTGCTCCTGAAGAGTCTATGCCAGTTGACTCAGTTTTACCGGTAGGGTATGCTGACGCAAAATTGGTCTGCGAACGAATGCTAGACGAGACATTGCATCGCTACCCAGAACACTTCCGACCCATGGCTGTGCGGATTGCGCAGATTGCAGGCTCGACGATCAACGGATATTGGAATCCAGTGGAACACTTTGCATCTTTCTTGAAGTCTTCCCAAACGCTCAATATTCTTCCAGATTTGAAGGGTACTCTATCATGGTGTACTGTTCAAGATGTCGCTGCCACACTAGGCGAACTTCTCATTTCTAATACTCCGCCATACCCGATCTACCACATCGAAAATCCTTCGAGACAACCTTGGCCAGATATGATTATGGTGCTAGCCAATGAGCTTGGTATTCCCAGCAATAACATCGTCCCGTTCGATGAATGGTTGAGCCGAGTACGTCGTTTCCCTGGCTCTACCAACGACAACCCCGCAGGACAACTGGTTGAGTTCTTCGATAAACATTTCGTTCGAATGTCATGCGGTGGCCTAATATTAGATACGGTTAAGAGTCAGGAACATTCGAAGACCATCCGGAGCACAGGGCCTGTGAGCATAGATCTTGTTAGGAAGTACATTTTATCGTGGAAGAGTTCAGGGTTTTTGAGTTGA